From the Calonectris borealis chromosome 12, bCalBor7.hap1.2, whole genome shotgun sequence genome, one window contains:
- the COG8 gene encoding conserved oligomeric Golgi complex subunit 8 isoform X3 — protein MAAAAEEARLLAWLRGPAAAGPGGPELSAYVAELAALGLAELGREPARLAAERARVGAETRRLAFEHYRAFIRSAECTGRAGRGFGGIESRLGSLLGRLPALQDACRNFMRDAEEIACSRRMNSLTLNRHTEILEILEIPQLMDTCVRNGYYEEALELAAYVRRLERKHSSIPVIQGIVDEVRQSAQLMLNQLIQQLRTNIQLPACLRVIGYLRRMDVFTEAELRIKFLQARDTWLRSIQASIPDDDPYFHITKTIEACRVHLFDIVTQYRAIFSDEEPLLPPEGQALNEGAIFHGWVLQKVSEFLRTLEHDLRRGVGSRLDSLLGQCMYFGLSFSRVGADFRGQLAPLFQHVAATAFGKAVEEAVEKFREEMNSYTLISAPAVLGGGAGVPVPAAQPGTLQPPMVLLDFPPLACFLNGLLVAFNDLRLCCPVALAQDVTACLEDALGEVTKAILAFHRAEEAAFSGREQELFVQFCTAFLEDLLPYLNRCLQVLFPPAQIAQALGVDERGEPVSWEATGWAARIIQHEMDHLDGILYIDRMDTRTFTNVGWMELLD, from the exons atggcggcggcggcggaggaggcccggctgctggcctggctgcgcggcccggcggcggcggggcccggcggccccgagCTCTCCGCCTACGTGGCCGAgctggcggcgctggggctggcgGAGCTGGGCCGGGAGCCGGCGCGGCtggcggcggagcgggcgcgggTGGGGGCGGAGACGCGCCGCTTGGCCTTCGAGCACTACCGGGCCTTCATCCGCTCCGCCGAGTGCACCGGCCGCGCCGGCCGCGGCTTCGGCGGCATCGAGAGCCGTCTCGGCAGCCTGCTGGGCCGCCTGCCCGCCCTCCAGGACGCCTGCCG GAACTTCATGCGCGATGCTGAGGAGATCGCCTGCAGCCGGCGCATGAACAGCCTGACGCTGAACCGGCACACGGAGATCCTGGAGATCCTGGAGATCCCGCAGCTCATGGACACCTGCGTCCGCAACGGCTACTACGAGGAGGCGCTGGAGCTCGCTGCCTACGTGCGCCGGCTGGAGAGGAAGCACAGCAGCATCCCCGTGATCCAG GGCATCGTGGACGAGGTGCGCCAGTCCGCCCAGCTGATGCTGAACCAGCTCATTCAGCAGCTCCGCACCAACATCCAGCTGCCGGCCTGCCTGCGGGTCATCGGCTACCTGCGGCGCATGGATGTCTTCACGGAGGCCGAGCTGCGCATCAAGTTCCTGCAGGCGCGGGACACCTGGCTGCGCTCCATCCAGGCCTCCATCCCCGACGATGACCCCTACTTCCACATCACCAAGACCATTGAGGCTTGCCGTGTCCACCTCTTCGACATCGTCACCCAGTATCGCGCCATCTTCTCCGATGAGGAGCCGCTCCTGCCCCCTGAGGGGCAGGCCCTCAACGAGGGTGCCATCTTCCACGGCTGGGTGCTGCAGAAGGTCTCCGAGTTCCTGCGGACGCTGGAGCACGATCTCCGGCGCGGGGTGGGCAGCCGCCTGGACTCGCTGCTGGGGCAGTGCATGTACTTCGGCCTCTCCTTCAGCAGGGTGGGCGCTGATTTCCGCGGGCAgctggcccctctcttccagcacgtGGCCGCCACCGCTTTCGGGAAGGCGGTGGAGGAGGCAGTGGAGAAGTTTCGGGAGGAGATGAATTCCTACACACTCATCTCCGCCCCGGCTGTCctggggggcggcgcgggggtgcCGGTGCCTGCGGCCCAGCCGGGGACGCTGCAGCCGCCCATGGTGCTGCTGGACTTCCCGCCCCTCGCCTGCTTCCTCAACGGCCTCCTCGTCGCCTTCAACGACCTGCGGCTCTGCTGCCCCGTCGCGCTGGCCCAGGACGTCACCGCCTGCCTGGAGGATGCGCTCGGCGAG GTGACCAAAGCCATTCTGGCCTTCCACCGTGCGGAGGAGGCGGCTTTCAGCGGGCGGGAGCAGGAGCTCTTTGTCCAGTTCTGCACGGCCTTCCTGGAAGACCTGCTGCCCTACCTGAACCGCTGCCTCCAGGTCCTCTTTCCCCCGGCACAGATCGCGCAGGCGCTGG GCGTGGACGAGCGCGGGGAGCCGGTGAGCTGGGAGGCGACGGGCTGGGCCGCCCGTATCATCCAGCACGAGATGGACCACCTGGACGGGATCCTCTACATCGACCGGATGGACACCCGCACCTTCACCAACGTCGGCTGGATGGAGCTCCTGGACTGa
- the COG8 gene encoding conserved oligomeric Golgi complex subunit 8 isoform X2: protein MALAAGRRLAGRARPGPPGRGCGDAAGWGERERSYWRALRRRVLGPPAPPFAAPCQVGTPVLRAAAAAVSPERLGGPELRELAAALAAGLRRGPCLGLSAPQLGVPLRVFAAELPPARCRRYPPALRRAHRIEPFPLRLLVNPALRVLDARLVTAPEGCASLKGFSAYVPRHWAVHVSGVDERGEPVSWEATGWAARIIQHEMDHLDGILYIDRMDTRTFTNVGWMELLD from the exons AtggcgctggcggcggggcggcggctggcggggcgggcccggccgggacccccgggccggGGGTGCGGGGACGCGGCGGGCTGGGGCGAGCGGGAGCGCTCGTACTGGCGGGCGCTGCGGCGCAGGGTGCtgggcccgcccgcgccgccttTCGCCGCTCCCTGCCAGGTGGGCACCCCGGTGCTgcgcgccgccgctgccgccgtgTCCCCGGAGCGGCTGGGCGGCCCCGAGCTgcgggagctggcggcggcgctggcggccggGCTGCGGCGCGGGCCGTGCCTCGGGCTGAGCGCCCCGCAGCTGGGCGTACCGCTGCGCGTCTTCGCCGCCGAGCTgccccctgcccgctgccgccgGTACCCGCCGGCGCTGCGACGCGCCCACCGCATCGAGCCCTTCCCGCTCCGCCTGCTCGTCAACCCCGCGCTCCGCGTCCTCGACGCCCGCCTCGTCACCGCCCCCGAGGGCTGCGCCAGCCTCAAGGGCTTCTCCGCCTACGTCCCGCGCCACTGGGCCGTGCACGTCTCCG GCGTGGACGAGCGCGGGGAGCCGGTGAGCTGGGAGGCGACGGGCTGGGCCGCCCGTATCATCCAGCACGAGATGGACCACCTGGACGGGATCCTCTACATCGACCGGATGGACACCCGCACCTTCACCAACGTCGGCTGGATGGAGCTCCTGGACTGa
- the COG8 gene encoding conserved oligomeric Golgi complex subunit 8 isoform X1: MAAAAEEARLLAWLRGPAAAGPGGPELSAYVAELAALGLAELGREPARLAAERARVGAETRRLAFEHYRAFIRSAECTGRAGRGFGGIESRLGSLLGRLPALQDACRNFMRDAEEIACSRRMNSLTLNRHTEILEILEIPQLMDTCVRNGYYEEALELAAYVRRLERKHSSIPVIQGIVDEVRQSAQLMLNQLIQQLRTNIQLPACLRVIGYLRRMDVFTEAELRIKFLQARDTWLRSIQASIPDDDPYFHITKTIEACRVHLFDIVTQYRAIFSDEEPLLPPEGQALNEGAIFHGWVLQKVSEFLRTLEHDLRRGVGSRLDSLLGQCMYFGLSFSRVGADFRGQLAPLFQHVAATAFGKAVEEAVEKFREEMNSYTLISAPAVLGGGAGVPVPAAQPGTLQPPMVLLDFPPLACFLNGLLVAFNDLRLCCPVALAQDVTACLEDALGEVTKAILAFHRAEEAAFSGREQELFVQFCTAFLEDLLPYLNRCLQVLFPPAQIAQALGVPPTQLQRFGRLGRIDVATLREPLAFLLPAPGEEEPAQESTPCLEGEEAAVPGEPLPAQGQERPPEGGVAAATG; this comes from the exons atggcggcggcggcggaggaggcccggctgctggcctggctgcgcggcccggcggcggcggggcccggcggccccgagCTCTCCGCCTACGTGGCCGAgctggcggcgctggggctggcgGAGCTGGGCCGGGAGCCGGCGCGGCtggcggcggagcgggcgcgggTGGGGGCGGAGACGCGCCGCTTGGCCTTCGAGCACTACCGGGCCTTCATCCGCTCCGCCGAGTGCACCGGCCGCGCCGGCCGCGGCTTCGGCGGCATCGAGAGCCGTCTCGGCAGCCTGCTGGGCCGCCTGCCCGCCCTCCAGGACGCCTGCCG GAACTTCATGCGCGATGCTGAGGAGATCGCCTGCAGCCGGCGCATGAACAGCCTGACGCTGAACCGGCACACGGAGATCCTGGAGATCCTGGAGATCCCGCAGCTCATGGACACCTGCGTCCGCAACGGCTACTACGAGGAGGCGCTGGAGCTCGCTGCCTACGTGCGCCGGCTGGAGAGGAAGCACAGCAGCATCCCCGTGATCCAG GGCATCGTGGACGAGGTGCGCCAGTCCGCCCAGCTGATGCTGAACCAGCTCATTCAGCAGCTCCGCACCAACATCCAGCTGCCGGCCTGCCTGCGGGTCATCGGCTACCTGCGGCGCATGGATGTCTTCACGGAGGCCGAGCTGCGCATCAAGTTCCTGCAGGCGCGGGACACCTGGCTGCGCTCCATCCAGGCCTCCATCCCCGACGATGACCCCTACTTCCACATCACCAAGACCATTGAGGCTTGCCGTGTCCACCTCTTCGACATCGTCACCCAGTATCGCGCCATCTTCTCCGATGAGGAGCCGCTCCTGCCCCCTGAGGGGCAGGCCCTCAACGAGGGTGCCATCTTCCACGGCTGGGTGCTGCAGAAGGTCTCCGAGTTCCTGCGGACGCTGGAGCACGATCTCCGGCGCGGGGTGGGCAGCCGCCTGGACTCGCTGCTGGGGCAGTGCATGTACTTCGGCCTCTCCTTCAGCAGGGTGGGCGCTGATTTCCGCGGGCAgctggcccctctcttccagcacgtGGCCGCCACCGCTTTCGGGAAGGCGGTGGAGGAGGCAGTGGAGAAGTTTCGGGAGGAGATGAATTCCTACACACTCATCTCCGCCCCGGCTGTCctggggggcggcgcgggggtgcCGGTGCCTGCGGCCCAGCCGGGGACGCTGCAGCCGCCCATGGTGCTGCTGGACTTCCCGCCCCTCGCCTGCTTCCTCAACGGCCTCCTCGTCGCCTTCAACGACCTGCGGCTCTGCTGCCCCGTCGCGCTGGCCCAGGACGTCACCGCCTGCCTGGAGGATGCGCTCGGCGAG GTGACCAAAGCCATTCTGGCCTTCCACCGTGCGGAGGAGGCGGCTTTCAGCGGGCGGGAGCAGGAGCTCTTTGTCCAGTTCTGCACGGCCTTCCTGGAAGACCTGCTGCCCTACCTGAACCGCTGCCTCCAGGTCCTCTTTCCCCCGGCACAGATCGCGCAGGCGCTGG GCgtgccccccacccagctgcAGCGCTTTGGCCGCCTGGGACGCATCGACGTGGCCACCCTCCGGGAGCCGTTGGCTTTCCTGCTACCAGCGCCGGGCGAGGAGGAGCCGGCCCAGGAGAGCACCCCGTGCctggagggggaagaggcagcTGTGCCCGGGGAGCCCCTGCCTGCGCAGGGGCAGGAGAGACCCCCCGAGGGGGGCGTCGCGGCAGCCACGGGGTAG
- the NIP7 gene encoding 60S ribosome subunit biogenesis protein NIP7 homolog, whose translation MRPLTEAETRAVFEKLGRYIGENIQLLVDRPDGTYCFRLHRDRVYYLSEKLLKVAASVPRDNLVSLGTCFGKFTKTQKFRLSVTALDFLAPYAKYKVWVKPGSEQSFLYGNHVLKSGLGRITENTAQYQGVVVYSMADVPLGFGVAAKSTQECRKVDPMAIVVFHQADVGEYVRSEDTLT comes from the exons ATGCGGCCGCTGACGGAGGCGGAGACGCGGGCGGTCTTCGAGAAGCTGGGGAGATA CATCGGTGAGAACATCCAGCTGCTGGTGGACCGGCCCGATGGCACCTACTGCTTCCGCCTGCACCGCGACCGCGTCTACTACCtgag CGAGAAGCTGCTGAAGGTGGCTGCGAGCGTCCCCCGGGACAACCTGGTGTCGCTGGGCACCTGCTTCGGGAAGTTCACCAAGACGCAGAAGTTCCGGCTCAGCGTCACGGCCCTGGATTTCCTCGCGCCCTACGCCAAG TACAAGGTGTGGGTGAAGCCCGGCTCGGAGCAGTCCTTCCTCTATGGCAACCACGTCCTGAAGTCGGGCCTGGGGCGCATCACGGAGAACACGGCGCAGTACCAGGGCGTGGTGGTGTACTCCATGGCCGACGTCCCGCTG GGCTTTGGAGTGGCCGCCAAGTCCACCCAGGAGTGCCGGAAGGTGGACCCCATGGCCATCGTGGTGTTCCACCAGGCCGACGTCGGGGAGTACGTGCGGAGCGAGGACACGCTGACCTAA
- the TMED6 gene encoding LOW QUALITY PROTEIN: transmembrane emp24 domain-containing protein 6 (The sequence of the model RefSeq protein was modified relative to this genomic sequence to represent the inferred CDS: deleted 2 bases in 1 codon), whose amino-acid sequence MDELDQLLLCTEIALRSRACAVLLPTPAPTLPSAAAEQLMITPATSGPRSPCPGGRERWRLGSRMLLLVLLTLLGPASCPRTEPLSGSSQEPLFRGADRYDFAIVIPAGAVECFWQFAHQSGNFFFSYEVQRATGIANSRNILATASDPKGFQLGVSQHVRGQINFLTKETGFYQLCLDNQQNHFGFMQVYLNFGVYYEGFNMENKQPEERKELNDTLEAIGVSIRKLQLHIFHMWRFYNFARMRKGADSFLLESNYNYVNWWSMAQSCVIVLSGILQLYFLKRLFNVQTSSRQKC is encoded by the exons ATGGATGAACTggaccagctcctgctctgcaccGAGATCGCCTTGAGGAGCAGAGCCTGTGCCGTGCTCCTCCCGACACCGGCCCCGACGCTGCCAAGTGCCGCTGCAGAGCAGTTAATGATTACCCCTGCCACCTCGGgtccccgctcc ccctgccccggcgggaGGGAGCGCTGGAGGCTGGGaagcaggatgctgctgctggtgctcctGACACTGCTGGGCCCCGCCAGCTGCCCCAGGACTGAGCCCCTGAGTGGGTCCAGCCAGGAGCCCCTCTTCCGTGGGGCGGATCGCTACGACTTTGCCATCGTCATCCCCGCCGGCGCCGTGGAGTGCTTCTGGCAGTTTGCGCACCAAAGCGGCAACTTCTTCTTCAGCTATGAG GTCCAGCGGGCGACGGGGATCGCCAACAGCAGGAACATCCTGGCCACGGCGAGTGACCCCAAAGGCTTCCAGCTTGGTGTTTCCCAGCACGTGCGAGGACAGATCAACTTCCTTACCAAGGAGACAG GTTTCTACCAGCTGTGCCTGGACAACCAGCAAAACCACTTTGGCTTCATGCAAGTGTATCTCAACTTTGGTGTCTACTATGAAGGCTTCAACATGGAAAACAAGCAGCcggaagagagaaaagagctgAATGACACCCTGGAGGCAATCGGG GTCAGCATCCGGAAGCTGCAGCTCCACATCTTCCACATGTGGCGGTTCTACAACTTTGCCCGGATGCGGAAAGGGGCCGACTCCTTCCTCCTGGAGTCCAACTACAACTACGTCAACTGGTGGTCGATGGCTCAGAGCTGCGTCATTGTCCTCTCCGGGATCCTGCAGCTCTACTTCTTGAAGCGCCTCTTCAACGTGCAAACCTCCAGCAGGCAGAAGTGCTAG